A region from the Panthera uncia isolate 11264 chromosome D3 unlocalized genomic scaffold, Puncia_PCG_1.0 HiC_scaffold_8, whole genome shotgun sequence genome encodes:
- the PHETA1 gene encoding sesquipedalian-1, whose protein sequence is MKLNERSLAFYATCDAPVDNAGFLYKKGGRHAAYHRRWFVLRGNMLFYFEDAASREPVGVIILEGCTVELVEAAEEFAFAVRFAGARARTYVLAAESQAAMEGWVKALSRASFDYLRLVVRELEQQLAAVRAGGCPLPPRRPRALPPKENGCAVWSAEPPAGARPGPVPPPLPPRRRASAPNGPLHAASFARLHEWYGQEVRALRSQWLRSRAQP, encoded by the coding sequence ATGAAGCTGAACGAGCGCAGCCTGGCCTTCTACGCCACCTGCGACGCCCCGGTGGACAACGCGGGCTTCCTGTACAAGAAGGGCGGCCGGCACGCGGCCTACCACCGCCGCTGGTTCGTGCTGCGCGGCAACATGCTCTTCTACTTCGAGGACGCGGCCAGCCGCGAGCCCGTGGGCGTCATCATCCTGGAGGGCTGCACGGTGGAGCTGGTGGAGGCCGCCGAGGAGTTCGCCTTCGCCGTGCGCTTCGCGGGCGCCCGGGCCCGCACCTACGTGCTGGCCGCCGAGAGCCAGGCCGCCATGGAGGGCTGGGTGAAGGCGCTGTCGCGGGCCAGCTTCGACTACCTGCGGCTCGTGGTGCGCGAGCTGGAGCAGCAGCTGGCGGCCGTGCGGGCGGGGGGCTGCCCGCTGCCCCCGCGCCGGCCCCGAGCGCTCCCGCCCAAGGAGAACGGCTGTGCCGTGTGGAGCGCCGAGCCCCCCGCCGGCGCGCGGCCTGGCCCcgtgcccccgcccctgcccccccggCGGCGGGCCTCGGCGCCCAACGGGCCCCTCCACGCGGCCTCCTTTGCCCGGCTACACGAGTGGTACGGGCAGGAGGTGAGGGCGCTGAGGAGCCAGTGGCTCAGGAGCCGGGCCCAGCCCTGA